One Schistocerca nitens isolate TAMUIC-IGC-003100 chromosome 1, iqSchNite1.1, whole genome shotgun sequence DNA segment encodes these proteins:
- the LOC126261819 gene encoding uncharacterized protein LOC126261819, with translation MFSLRPKGRRCSSTLTASSGSGSECSVISVPKCRPRILIDGIDVTLESLFVDIEDVFGSEYIQQDVSHDVISRRKAGTLTVSRAPSLKETTDSYSAEYALPQKQPENGRLDFQTSEQKANSVDMLYRKKIDAEDKRVAEVALPDKIVIRMRETLTFFLLDVPSTVAERDFEEGQRIAEDNELYDYLTKGEGQNRYTRDTEVQTVWTVRKSKATLAPMCAMKDNFAMASTYDLYKSFGNN, from the coding sequence ATGTTTTCGCTCAGACCTAAAGGGCGTCGTTGTTCAAGTACGTTAACAGCCTCCTCCGGTAGCGGTAGTGAATGTTCGGTAATTTCAGTTCCAAAATGCAGACCTAGAATATTGATTGACGGTATAGATGTTACCCTGGAATCATTATTTGTTGATATTGAAGACGTATTTGGCAGTGAATACATACAACAAGACGTATCTCATGACGTGATTTCGCGACGAAAAGCTGGAACTCTAACAGTATCTAGAGCTCCTTCTCTGAAAGAAACTACCGATTCTTATTCAGCGGAGTATGCATTGCCTCAGAAACAGCCAGAGAATGGGAGATTAGATTTTCAGACTTCTGAACAAAAGGCTAATTCCGTGGATATGTTGTACAGAAAGAAGATAGATGCAGAAGATAAACGAGTGGCCGAAGTTGCGTTGCCAGACAAAATAGTAATTCGTATGCGCGAAACTCTGACGTTTTTTCTTTTGGATGTACCTAGCACAGTAGCAGAAAGAGATTTCGAGGAAGGGCAGCGTATTGCAGAGGACAATGAGTTATACGATTATTTAACTAAGGGGGAAGGTCAAAATCGGTACACCAGGGACACTGAAGTACAAACTGTGTGGACTGTAAGGAAAAGTAAGGCAACGCTTGCACCTATGTGTGCAATGAAAGATAACTTTGCCATGGCGTCTACGTACGATCTGTATAAATCTTTTGGGAACAACTGA